From the genome of Fusobacterium varium, one region includes:
- the aroA gene encoding 3-phosphoshikimate 1-carboxyvinyltransferase, whose protein sequence is MKVKIYPSKCSGQIVIPPSKSMGHRAIICASLASGRSVIKNVAYSDDIKTTIEGMRKLGAEIEENGDILIIDGIKDITRISDEIINCNESGSTLRFFIPIFSLTGKKITFLGKNRLLKRPQKIYEDIFKEQKLHYFHDETKIEIEGRLKAGTYVVDGNISSQFISGLLFTLPLLEGDSKIKIKPPFESASYIELTLEMLRRYGIEISKTDELTFKIKGNQKYKPCDYTIEGDFSQLGFFAVLGAINNNIECLGLNHGSNQGDKAIIEILRNAGIKIENIEGGYLIHKSTPKSCEIDLADCPDLGPILNVLGMYGDGKFRIYNAGRLRYKESDRIAAMEEELLKLGVDIKTTEDEIFISGKKIYDGGIEAAGHKDHRIVMSLAVAATIMNKPVIIDGAEAVEKSYPDFFKDIEKIGIKVEYYDK, encoded by the coding sequence ATGAAAGTAAAAATATATCCATCAAAATGCAGTGGGCAGATAGTTATACCTCCTTCTAAAAGTATGGGGCATAGAGCAATAATATGTGCTTCATTGGCTTCTGGAAGAAGTGTCATAAAAAATGTAGCTTATTCTGATGATATAAAAACAACTATTGAGGGAATGAGAAAATTAGGAGCTGAAATAGAGGAGAATGGAGATATTCTTATTATAGATGGAATAAAAGATATTACAAGAATTTCAGATGAAATAATAAATTGTAATGAATCTGGCTCAACTTTGAGATTTTTTATACCTATATTTTCTTTAACTGGGAAAAAAATAACTTTTCTTGGAAAGAACAGACTTCTTAAAAGGCCTCAAAAAATATATGAGGATATATTTAAAGAACAGAAACTGCATTATTTTCATGATGAAACTAAAATAGAAATAGAAGGCAGATTGAAAGCTGGAACATATGTGGTAGATGGAAATATAAGCTCACAGTTTATAAGTGGACTTCTATTTACTCTTCCTTTGCTGGAGGGAGATTCTAAAATAAAAATAAAACCTCCTTTTGAATCAGCTTCGTATATAGAGCTTACTCTTGAAATGTTGAGAAGGTATGGAATAGAAATATCTAAGACAGATGAACTTACTTTTAAAATTAAAGGAAATCAAAAATATAAGCCTTGTGATTATACAATAGAGGGAGATTTTTCACAACTTGGTTTTTTTGCAGTACTGGGAGCAATAAATAATAATATTGAATGTCTTGGTCTGAATCATGGGTCTAATCAGGGAGATAAGGCTATAATAGAAATATTAAGAAATGCTGGAATAAAAATAGAAAATATAGAGGGAGGATATCTAATTCATAAGAGTACTCCCAAAAGTTGTGAAATAGATCTTGCTGACTGTCCAGATCTAGGGCCGATACTTAATGTATTGGGAATGTACGGAGATGGAAAATTCAGAATCTACAATGCAGGAAGATTGAGATACAAGGAAAGCGACAGAATAGCAGCTATGGAAGAGGAACTTTTAAAGCTGGGAGTGGACATAAAAACTACTGAAGATGAAATTTTTATATCTGGTAAAAAAATATATGATGGTGGAATAGAAGCAGCAGGACATAAAGATCATAGAATAGTTATGAGTCTGGCAGTGGCAGCAACTATTATGAACAAACCAGTCATTATAGATGGAGCAGAGGCTGTAGAAAAGTCTTACCCAGATTTTTTTAAAGATATAGAGAAGATAGGGATAAAGGTTGAATACTATGATAAATAA
- the tyrC gene encoding Arogenate dehydrogenase — protein sequence MINKNTKFLIVGLGLLGGAYAKALKKKGYFVSAVDINKDSIEYALENKIIDEGAVSDYESLIEKADVIISGLYPTTMVGWIEKNKKYLKKGCILTDVSGVKRGIVNKVQGILPKDTEFISSHPMAGKEVSGVRNSDETIFEIANFIVTPTEKNTVQGIEFAKELGKILGFRNITQLSLEEHDKMIGFVSQLTHVIAVSLMNTNDNTHLVEYTGDSFRDLTRIAKINEVLWSELFLLNKDNLVKEIDDFTAELNNFREKLVSEDVEGMKKLFIQSTERRKLFDKKDVKNRK from the coding sequence ATGATAAATAAAAATACAAAGTTCCTAATTGTAGGGTTGGGACTTTTAGGGGGAGCTTATGCAAAAGCTCTTAAGAAAAAAGGATATTTTGTAAGTGCTGTTGATATTAATAAAGACAGTATAGAGTATGCTCTTGAAAATAAAATAATAGATGAAGGGGCAGTTTCTGATTATGAATCATTGATAGAAAAGGCAGATGTAATAATATCAGGACTTTATCCTACTACTATGGTAGGATGGATAGAAAAAAATAAAAAATATTTAAAAAAAGGCTGTATACTTACTGATGTAAGTGGTGTAAAAAGAGGTATAGTTAATAAAGTACAAGGAATTCTGCCCAAAGATACAGAGTTTATCAGTTCTCATCCAATGGCAGGAAAAGAAGTGAGTGGAGTGAGAAACAGTGATGAAACTATTTTTGAAATAGCTAACTTTATTGTTACTCCTACAGAAAAAAATACAGTTCAGGGAATAGAATTTGCAAAGGAACTTGGAAAAATACTTGGTTTTAGAAATATAACCCAGCTTTCTTTGGAGGAACATGATAAAATGATTGGGTTTGTATCTCAGCTTACTCATGTGATAGCTGTATCCCTTATGAATACAAATGATAATACACATCTTGTAGAGTATACAGGGGATTCATTTAGAGATCTTACTAGAATAGCTAAAATAAATGAAGTTTTGTGGAGTGAACTTTTTCTTTTGAACAAAGATAATCTAGTGAAAGAAATAGATGATTTTACAGCAGAACTTAATAACTTTAGAGAAAAACTTGTAAGTGAAGATGTTGAAGGAATGAAAAAATTATTTATTCAATCAACTGAGAGAAGAAAACTTTTTGACAAGAAAGATGTAAAGAATAGGAAGTGA
- the gmuE gene encoding Putative fructokinase: MILKYMGMGGNVMFFGAIEAGGTKFVCGIGTKSGELVERISFPTELPHETMKNVISFFKGKDIEAIGIGCFGPINLNKDSETYGYITSTPKTAWKNFNLVGEIKKNFDIPVYFDTDVNAAAFGEYVWGAGKDLKSSIYLTVGTGIGGGAVVEGKLVHGMLHPEMGHIFVNRHPRDKFVGNCPFHGGNCLEGMASGPALERRWGMKGADIPADHPAWEMEGYYIAHALVNYILVLSPEKIMLGGGVMREKHLFPIIRKKVVQLLNGYIQTESILKNIDEYIVPPALGEDAGILGALALCFK, translated from the coding sequence ATGATTTTAAAATATATGGGAATGGGAGGAAATGTTATGTTCTTTGGTGCAATAGAAGCTGGTGGAACAAAATTTGTATGTGGAATAGGAACTAAATCTGGTGAATTAGTAGAGAGAATCTCTTTCCCTACAGAACTACCACATGAAACGATGAAAAATGTTATATCTTTTTTCAAAGGTAAAGACATTGAAGCAATTGGAATAGGCTGTTTTGGTCCTATCAACTTAAATAAAGATTCTGAAACTTATGGGTATATAACTTCCACTCCTAAAACTGCATGGAAAAATTTCAATCTTGTTGGAGAAATTAAAAAGAACTTTGATATCCCAGTATATTTTGATACAGATGTAAATGCTGCTGCTTTTGGTGAATATGTATGGGGAGCTGGAAAAGACTTAAAAAGTTCAATCTATCTCACTGTAGGAACTGGAATCGGAGGAGGAGCAGTAGTTGAGGGAAAACTTGTCCACGGAATGCTTCACCCAGAGATGGGGCATATTTTTGTCAACAGACATCCTAGAGATAAATTTGTTGGAAATTGTCCATTTCATGGTGGAAACTGTTTGGAAGGAATGGCTTCAGGTCCAGCTCTTGAAAGAAGATGGGGAATGAAAGGGGCAGATATCCCAGCTGATCACCCTGCTTGGGAAATGGAAGGATACTACATAGCTCATGCTCTTGTAAACTATATACTTGTTCTGTCACCTGAAAAAATAATGTTAGGTGGAGGAGTAATGAGAGAAAAACATCTTTTTCCTATAATTAGAAAAAAAGTGGTTCAACTTTTAAATGGATATATTCAAACTGAAAGTATCTTAAAAAATATCGATGAATATATTGTTCCTCCTGCTCTTGGAGAAGATGCTGGGATTTTGGGAGCTTTGGCTCTTTGTTTTAAATAA
- a CDS encoding D-hydantoinase, producing MQYDLIIKNGKIVSSESTLEGDIAIVGEKIVALGKFNDVESKKIIDAQGKYIMPGVIEAHMHCQAPFQGCLGANTFYEQSISGAFGGVTMFMDFANMKKGDSPYKQALARAEEMQESAIDFSVHGKFVESTEEAINDIKKMAEAGIPTFKIFMTYKKEGVMSDDETMLKVFESAKEVNGLPMVHCESNAIAEANIEKCQLKNDMSWVNFAKCKPILCEAEAFDRAVNFAEYVGNALLVVHTTNEKALNTARRAHEQGLPIYVETGPHYLTLFDDLYKNENGYLAICSPPLRNSKEAEALWKGLQDGTISLTGSDDCTFDIDEKSMFLEKNEDGTWKQDFTKVVNGLSGLEVRLPILLSEGVNKGRLSINKVCALTSTNIAKIYGCFPQKGVIAPGSDADIVIVDMEKEVILSKDTLHNNISYCLHEGMKIKGYPIMTIARGKIIIENDQFKGEKGRGRFIKRKINSQYLKKYGLN from the coding sequence ATGCAGTACGATTTAATTATCAAAAATGGAAAGATAGTATCATCTGAATCAACATTAGAGGGTGATATTGCTATTGTAGGAGAAAAAATAGTAGCACTTGGAAAGTTTAATGATGTTGAATCTAAAAAGATTATTGATGCACAGGGGAAATATATTATGCCAGGGGTTATAGAAGCACATATGCATTGTCAAGCACCATTTCAAGGTTGTCTAGGAGCTAATACTTTTTATGAACAAAGTATTAGTGGAGCCTTTGGGGGAGTTACTATGTTTATGGATTTTGCTAATATGAAAAAAGGTGATTCTCCATATAAGCAAGCATTAGCAAGGGCTGAGGAAATGCAAGAATCAGCTATTGATTTTAGTGTACATGGAAAATTTGTAGAATCAACCGAAGAAGCAATAAATGATATTAAAAAAATGGCAGAGGCAGGAATTCCAACTTTTAAAATATTTATGACATATAAAAAAGAAGGAGTAATGTCAGATGATGAAACTATGTTAAAAGTTTTTGAGAGTGCAAAAGAAGTAAATGGACTTCCTATGGTTCATTGTGAAAGTAATGCAATTGCAGAAGCTAATATTGAGAAATGTCAATTAAAAAATGATATGAGTTGGGTAAATTTTGCTAAATGCAAACCAATTTTATGTGAAGCAGAAGCTTTTGATAGAGCAGTTAACTTTGCTGAATATGTTGGAAATGCATTACTAGTTGTACATACTACCAATGAAAAAGCTCTTAATACAGCAAGAAGAGCACATGAACAAGGATTGCCTATTTATGTAGAAACAGGACCTCATTATTTAACATTGTTTGATGATTTATATAAAAATGAAAATGGGTACTTAGCTATTTGTTCTCCACCATTAAGAAATTCAAAAGAAGCAGAAGCTTTATGGAAAGGATTGCAGGACGGAACAATTTCATTAACAGGTTCTGATGATTGTACTTTTGATATAGATGAAAAATCTATGTTCTTAGAAAAAAATGAAGATGGAACTTGGAAACAAGATTTTACTAAAGTAGTAAATGGGCTATCAGGACTTGAAGTAAGACTTCCTATTCTTCTTTCAGAAGGTGTTAATAAAGGAAGGTTAAGCATAAATAAAGTATGTGCTTTAACAAGTACAAATATTGCAAAAATATATGGTTGCTTTCCTCAAAAGGGAGTGATTGCTCCTGGCTCAGATGCAGATATAGTTATTGTAGATATGGAAAAAGAAGTGATTTTATCAAAAGATACATTACATAATAATATAAGTTATTGTTTACATGAAGGAATGAAAATAAAAGGCTACCCGATTATGACAATAGCTAGAGGAAAAATTATTATTGAAAATGACCAGTTTAAAGGAGAAAAAGGAAGAGGGCGTTTTATTAAACGAAAAATAAATTCACAATATTTAAAAAAATATGGGCTAAACTAA